The nucleotide sequence TAGCAGGGAGTATTCTTTTTCACTCTCTTTAAAGTTTCCTTGTGAAAAATGAGATACTCCTAATCCTGTTTCCAAACGGAAGTTTCTTTCGGGATAATAGTGTATTTGTAAATGACCGTGTTCAAAAATCCCGAAGGTTTGAAAATCGTTGCTTACCATTTCGGCAAAACCTATACCGGCAGAGGGTATGAATGACCATTTCGCATATGGAATACTATCTTTGGCGGTTCCTTTTTCTTGGCTAAAAGCACTAACAGTAGCGCATAATAATAACAGGGATAATAATAACTTTTTCATTTGTATTTTGTTTAGGTGTTAGTACTGTTTTTTATTTTCCAAATAGATAGCACAATAAGCAGTAATAGGGCAGTAATGCCTAATACTGAAGGCTCATAGAAAATATGGGTAATGAGCAGGAGTAGGGATACTATAAGGATAAATTTGTACATTTGGGTTAGAATTTAGAGATTAAATAACTTTGCCAAAGGTGTTGTTATAGAGAGAAAGTTAGTTTTTATAATATTTTCCAAGCCTTTTTAAGGCTTGGAAAATATTAAAGATATTGAGGACTTTTAAGGTTTCTTACCGATATCATCTACTGGTAACATAACACCTTCAGCTTTAGCTTTAAGAGCTTTATCTAAAGCCTTTTTTCTTCTTGGATCATAGGTAGCCGGATCATCATAACGTTTTCCTACAATCTTAAACATTTTTCCTCTAGGAGTATCTATTTCCTCATATTCATATACTAACACCCCTTCATCCGAAAGATCCACAGGTTCTTCTTTTGTTTTATTAGGTGTTTCAGATTTTGTTTTATTAGGTGTTTCAGAAGTTATATCAACAGAAGTTATATCAACAGAGACTTGTGGTTGACTATAATCTGAAAGAGCTTTTTCAGCTAGTTCACTAGCTGCAACTGATGATGTGAGACTATAATCAATAAAAAAACCTGCAACATCTGCTAATACAACAGTAAACTTTTTCCAAAAACCGCGACCACCTTTTCCTCTTTAGATAATTTACTATTCTCCATTATTCCTCTTTCAAAACTCTCAATTTCAGTCTTTATTCTATTATAATCAAGTTCTTTTTCTTTTGAAAGATTAGCCATAGTAGAAAAGAATTCTTTTGAGACTTTTTGTGTTTCTAAGCTACGTAAAGCAGTGCTTTGCTCTATTACATTTAAATAGAGATTTTCTGCATCACTCATAATAAATTTCATTTGTGCTACAGATGGAGTTTTACCTAAATCTATACCCTTATTAGCATATTTTTGGTTTAACTTAATTGATACCTCATCAATTATTTTAGTAATAATCTCATCTTCACTAAGCCCTACTAATTGGGTTTTATTCTCCTTAGTATTGAGTTCGTCTAGAATTTCATTATGAATCACTCCTGCGAAATCATTAAGGTTTTGAAAGTTCAATGCTTCTTGATATTTTTCGTACGTTTGAGCATTTACTACTTTCATTTTGGCATCAGAACCATTTTGATTTAACTGGTTCTCGGTTTCATTATTCTCTTTAGCACAAGAAAATAACAAACTAACAATCACTAATGTTACAATTTTTCTGTACATAATTTTAAAAATTTTTGTTTATAAAAATAATCGTTTTGCACATTTCTTCTTATGAAGACAGTAACCTGATAGCTCAGTTAGGGAATAATACTTCTTGGAAGATTATTCTATATGATATACATATATCTTCTTCACTTTCTTTTTGATATTTTAATCATAGGCAATGTATTTTTAATTTATTTTTATCTTCTAATTTACATATACAGGAAAAGAAATATTAGAATAGGTCGAACTTTGCAATAAATAGATAACATTGGAATATTTCAATTTAAGAGGGAGTTTCTTTATATAGAAACCATTAGTTGCTACTGTTGTAATATTATTAAACACTCTATTAGAAGCGTTTAGTATAGCTACATTTGCAGAGTCATTCCAAAGATTTTCATCTGTTTGCTCTTTAAATTGAGGATTAGTTAAGTATAAACGCTTATCTGTTAAAGTATAATCATAAGTATAGACACGTTTAGAATAGTTTCCCATATTAGGAAAAGCATAGAATAGAACTATATCACATTTTCCTGTCTTGCTGAATGAGAAATCTATACGAGCAAAATAATTATTAGTATTTATCATCAGAAAATTTCTAATAAAGGCATTAGAAGTATATGTATTTGCTGTCTGAATCCCCAAAGGACTGGTCAAAAATATAAATTGTGTAACCTTTGTTCCTATATTTTGGTAATCGTTATTAATATGTTCCTCAGTAATATTACCTGCTAATATTTCTATACTTACTCCATCAACCGTCGCAAAATATCTTGGTAATGAACCACTACTATCAAGTGTCATTTCTCTAAAAGTTTTGCCTTCTACAACTAAAGGTTTTGCAAAAACTAATTTATTAGCAGAAGGTGATAAAGAAACTTCTAGCACTTTACTTGGATTAGAAAAAGAAGTAAGAGTTAAAAATCTGTGATAAAGAAATATATCATAATCTTCATTTCCTGCGTTAGTAGTTACCCTAAAATAAAAATTAAATGGACGAAGAGTTATCATAGGTAATGCTACATTTGTTGCTGTATTATGTATATTATTCCAATCTTCTGCTGTAGCGGGTTCAAAATATACATATTGTTCAGTAGCTTTGCGTTGAGTTCTAAATTTAAGTTTGTTACCTTCTTTGCCGTGATAAATAAACTGAAATTCTCCTTCATAACCTTTACCTCGTAAGTCCGTGGGTGTATAGGCATCCGAAAGTTCGTGAATATAATTCTTGGTAGTAAATACCAACATAGTACCCTGCCCCTCTTGTATTTCATATTTACTAGTAGTAGAAGAAGAGGTTAATCCCATATCAGAGTTCATTTCTACTAACCCCTCAGGGGTAAATTTCATCAAGAAAGTGAAACCTCCAAACTTTTTATCGTTTGTAAAATAGGTAAGTTTCCAGCCTTGCTGAGCAGTAGTAAGTTCTTTGCGCAATTCGGCTTGACTTTCTTCAAAACGTTCCGAAGGGTTCTTGTCGAACAAGCTATCGGGTTCGTTCTTTTGGCAAGCAACCAGTGTTGCCAATACTATTAGTGTGAATATTATCTTTTTCATCGTTCATCAAGTTTTTATTGTAATACAGAAAGCATTTGTTCTTCTACTTTGGCTTGTAGTGCGTAAAAGTCTATATTCCATTCGCTTTTAAAATAGGCTACTACAAATTCTTCTTTCTTGCGAATAGCTTCTTTAGCCTTGGTATCTGTAATAGCCTCTACTTTAGCATCCCAAGCAGTTTTGCTCATCCCAAGCATTGTAGAGGTCATTTCGGCAAAGTCTTCTACATCATTGGCTCTAGCATAATTGGTAATAAAGCCTAACTCGTTAGCTTCATCATTTCCATAGTTTGCCCAAACGGAGGTGTAGTTAGGAGTTATTTTGCCAAACTCGGTAGAATAGGGTTTTTTCTGGTTGATAATATGGCAATACTCGTGCTGAATGGTATGAAAATACAGGCGAGTGCCAGCGTGATTGGTAAGGTCGAGCTGGTCGACATTAAAAAGAGTAATTTTCATACCACTATCGGCAAAACCAAGAGTAATCGTACCGTTTTCATTAACGTTATAACCTCCTACCAATGAAATTTGTCTTGGAGCCACTTCTTTTATAAAGTTAGCTCCTGCTATTTCGGAATAGCTATCTATCCAAACCTTTTTAACTACTTCAAGCATAGGTTTTATCTTGCTTTCGGTAGGGGGATATAGAAACTTGTTAAACTCGAAATCGGAATCTTTCCAGTTGTAAGTAACTATAATGTTATAAGGTTTTTGGAAATTGTTGTATATATAAGTATCCAATTCAGTTTGAGCTGTTACTTTGGTTTTAAGCACACTTTTATCACTAAGTGTCTCTTTTCTGTTGCAAGCCACTAACAAGAGAGTGAACATTGCTATAAAGTATATCTTTTTCATACAATTGTCAATTGTTAAATTATTAATTGATACTTGTTTTTTTTATCTTGGATTAGGAGTAATACCTGCAGCCAAGGCGTCTTCGGGTATTTGCAACTCACGACGCAAATCGCCTTTGTTGAGTTCTAAGGTTTGGTTCCCCTTTTGGTGAATTACTTTTAAACCAAAACGTTTAATATCGAACCAGCGCAATCCTTCGAAAACAAATTCTATACGGCGCAAATCGAGCAGACATTGCAACATTTGGCGCTGAGGGGTGTTAAGTGTATAAGCAGGGGAGAGCTCAGTACCTTTTCCGTTGTATTTGGTATTAAGAGCTGTTTCGGTAATGTTATTTACATCGAGCGTTTCTCCTGTTTTAAAAGGTAAATACACTTTTAGGTCTTCGATAAACTTAGCTGTTTGTCCTGTCATTACATAGGCTTCCATACGGTTAAGCAGGGCTTCGTCATAAAGCAAGAGGGTAGCCATTCCGTAGGGGTAACCTGTACCTGCTGAGACGTTGTTTACTTTAAAATATTCTTGATATTTAGGAATATTCTGTATATTCTCATTACCTCCTTGGAAATCATATGCCCAAGGCATATCAAGTGGGTGTAAGCTTCTTTGCGACAAATAGACAGATAAAGTAGCCGTCATCCCGTATTTATTACGACTAAGGTTTCTTTGATATACAGAAGAGGCTCCTGTAATCAAAGCGTTGGAAGGCTCACTGGTACTACTGTATTGCGCTTGACGTTGTAAAGTAGTAAGGGTGTTTATCTTGTTTATATCGCGTACTTTGGCAGCAGGATTACTACCAAGAGCTTCATTGGCGTGTGCAATAACTTTAGCCCATTCTCCTTTTACTAAGTAGAAACGAGTAGCAAAAATATGAGCAGCTTCTTTGGTAAAGTGGAATTTGGGCTTGCTATACGAGGTATTATCGATAAGAGGTAAGCCCTCTTCGAGGTCTTTTTCGATAGCCTTATAGTATTCTTCTACCGACAAGCGTGTGTATTTAGCAAATACTACTTTCTCGGCAGCGGTTACATAAGGTAATCCTAAATCGGAAGAGGCGGTAGCAGGGTTGTAGGGCTTACACCACAACAGCCCCAACATAAAATGGGCGTAAGCTCGTGCTACGAGTGCTTCTCCTTTGAGGTAATTAAGAGAGGAACCTCCACCTAGTTTTTCTACGGCTTCTAAGGCGTGGTTAGCAGAGGCTATGGCACCCCAAGCTGCCCCCCAATAGAAAGTAGGAGCATCTTGTCGGGTTTCTTTGCTATCTTTCCACTGATAGAGTTCTGTGTTTAAGATAGAAGTTTCGGTAAGACTTATTTTATCACCTGCATTATCACTCATTGTTTCGGCAATATCCATATACAAAGCATCAGGATAGGCACTTACCAAGAGTTCTTGTACTTTTTCGGGAGTATCGATTTCGGTACGAGTATCAGGGACTTCGTCTAAGAATTTATCACAAGAAGCGAATAGTAATCCTATGGCTACTATTCTTGTGGTGGTATATAGTATATTTTTCATCGGTGTATTCATTTTTAGATTCCTAAATTGATAGTAAATGTATATTGAGCACTTACAGGATAGGCAACCCCACCAGTGCGGAAGAACTCGGGGTCTTGCCCGTTGAGGTCTTTATGGGCATAAATCAAGAACGGATTGGTGGCTTGTAAGCGCAAGGTAAGATTGTTTACGTGCAAGGCATCCAATACGTCTTTGGCAAAAGTATAAGAAAGACTCATACTTTTCATACGAATGAAAGAGCCATCTACTACACGGGCAGTAGAATGGTTGTAGGCATTGTACACGCGACGCAAAGTATCTTCTCCCACCTCATTCAGAGTGAATTTAGAAGGAATAGAAGGGATATTAGTTATCTTTTCGTCACCTGTTCTTACCCATCGGTTTTTCATTTCCTTAGGGAATACACTGAGGTCGTTGTAATCTACAGTATATTGGTCTGCTTTGCGTATTTTGTTACCAGCTGAAGCCGTAATCAAAAAGCTAAATTCCCAATTTTTATATTTGAAAGTATTGGAAAGTCCAGCGGTGAGGTTAGGTTCTACCGCTCCTTCTTTTTTGAGATAAGAAAGGATATCTTGACGGTTTTGGAAATCAATATCTGCATAATCGGTACTACCATTGCGCAAGTTAAACACAGGGAGACCTTTATCATTTAACCCTCTGAAATCATAAGAATACAAAGTGTTGCGGGCACCTCCTACTACATTTCCTCCTACTTCGCGCACTAAGTTAAATACATTAGGCTTATATAGAAGGCTTGTAATTTCTTGGTTGAAATAAGCGAAATTGATACCTGTATTCCAGCTGAAATCATCAGTTTTGACATTTTTAGTATCCAAAGCGAGTTCAATCCCTTTTGTTACCATTGTGGCATTGTTGGCTAATTTGATAATTTCACCACCAATACCTGAGGTGCGAACATAGTCAATTAGGTCTTTAGAGTTCTTTTGATAAAGGTCTAATGACAAGTTGATACGGTTTTTAAACAAGCCGAGTTCTATACCTACGTTGGTTTCGTATACTTTTTCCCAAGTGAGTTCACTATTTTGTAGGGACTGAATAGTAATCATACTTTCTCTATCACTAAGGTTGTAACGGTTAGCCACTTCGTTTTTAAAGATAGCCAAAGCGTTGCTGGCAGCTCCTAAACCAGCGATAAGTCCGTAGCTAAGACGGAAAGCAAGGTTAGAGATAGTGTTATTATCTTCGAGGAATTTCTCGTTGGAAGCGTTCCAACGAGCACTCGCATTCCAAGTAGGTAACCAGCGAGCAGAACGACTACGCCCTAATTGGTTAGAACCTTCATAGTTCAGTGTGCCAGCAAATACATAGCGGTTATCATAGGTATAGGTACCTTGCAAGAAGAAAGCTATACCACGTTCTTTGGTGTATGATTTGCCAAAATAAGGAGTATTTTCTTGTATCGCTTTTTGAATAATGCGATAATCAGTAAAGGCGGTTCCTCCACGTGCAAACTGATAGCCATATCCGTTGAAGAAAGAGTTATCGCGGTCGGTATGGCGATACTCTTGTCCTAAGAATACTTTTAGGTCGTGTACGTCTTTAAACAAGCGTTTGTACTCTAAGGCATTGCGGAAGTAATAACTTTGCAAGTTGTTTTCAGTGCGTTTGTATATACCTCCATTAGGCAATGCTACTTGAGGAAGGGCATCAGGGTCGGCAGGATCAGTAAATAAGAAAGGATTAGCTTTGGTTACAACAGTAGTCTGATTGGCGCGGTAAGCCCCTGCTACGTTAGAATCTTCTCTCATAGAGTGCTCGTTTGAACTCTTTACGTGGCGTACAGAACCAAGGAAATTATACTTCAATCCTTTGGCGAGTTTTACTTCTAAGTCGCCCTGAATTTTATACTCAAGCACGTTCAAATCCATATAGTTATTAGCGAGCTCGTGCAAGATATTCATAGGAGCATAGTTATAACGGTAAAACTCGTACTTACCATCATCGCCATAAGGGCGCAAAGCACGAGTGGTGTTGAGCGCATAGCTAAAAGGGTTGATATCAAAATCACGTTCATAACTTCCTGTTACGGCATTAGCAGCACGGCTATAAGTACCAGGAGCTTTTTGGGTACGAATAGAGCCTTGTGTAAGCACTCCTATCTTTACGCTAGGTGAAAGCGTATAGGTGGTTTTGAGGTTACCGGTTACGCGGTGTATACGGTCGGCAATTGTCCAACCGGGGTCTACAAAGAAACCTACTGAACCATACACCGTTGCATTTTCACCCCCACCTGAAAGGCTCACCGTATGGTTTTGAGTGAGCGACGGACGGAAGAGGGTTTTAAACCAATTAGTATTGGCGTATTCATATTTGCGCAAGAAAGCAACCCGTGCTGCATCGGTATTTTCGAGTAAGAAAGTGCCTGTAGCGGGATTAAAGGTATCGATAGCGCGATACATTATATTGTAAGCCCCACCGTAACGCGCTTGGGTATGAGAAGAAAGCGAGAAGTAGCCTTTGCGTTCCAACTCTTGATATACGTCCATTGTTTCTTGAGAGTTCATAATGTCGTACTGATTATAGTTAGGAATCATACGCACGGACTCTTCTAATTGATAGTTTATCTGTGTTTTTACGTTTTTCTTACCACTTTTGGTAGTGATAATCACGGCACCGTTCAGGGCGCGTGCTCCGTAAAGAGAAAGGGCTGAGGCGTCTTTGAGGATTTCGATACTCTCAATATCGTTGGCATTGATACCAGAGATAGCCGAGCTTACCAGAGTAGAAGCATCACCCGAAGCAAGTTGCTCGAAGCTAAGGTTTACTACCTCTTCTTGTACGGCACCATCGACCACCCATAGCGGTTTGGTATCGCCGAAGATAGATGAGCCCCCGCGAATGGTAATTTTAGGTGAAGTACCAAAAGTACCAGAGATGTTCTGCACGTTTACCCCTGCGGCACGACCTTCGATCATACGACCTACATCGACTACGCCGTCCATTTTGATATTGTCGGCTTTGAGGGTTTGAGCATTACCTGTAAATTTAGAACGGTCGAACTCTTGGTAACCAGTAACGACTACCCCTTTAAGTTCAGTTACGTTCTCTTTAAGGACAACGTTAATCACTTTGGCAGTACCTACTACTTTCTCTACTGAGGCACTCCCCAGCTGAGAAAAGACTAATACGGCGCTGTCATTGGGTACTTTAATGGAGTATTTGCCATCGAAATCGGTGGCGACCCCGTGAGAAGTACCTTTTACCAGTACTGAGGCACCGGGTAGTGGAGTGCCTGCTTCATCTTTTACTAC is from Capnocytophaga ochracea DSM 7271 and encodes:
- a CDS encoding SusC/RagA family TonB-linked outer membrane protein; this translates as MKEKLMYALLCTVLFFGVAFAQERTVTGVVKDEAGTPLPGASVLVKGTSHGVATDFDGKYSIKVPNDSAVLVFSQLGSASVEKVVGTAKVINVVLKENVTELKGVVVTGYQEFDRSKFTGNAQTLKADNIKMDGVVDVGRMIEGRAAGVNVQNISGTFGTSPKITIRGGSSIFGDTKPLWVVDGAVQEEVVNLSFEQLASGDASTLVSSAISGINANDIESIEILKDASALSLYGARALNGAVIITTKSGKKNVKTQINYQLEESVRMIPNYNQYDIMNSQETMDVYQELERKGYFSLSSHTQARYGGAYNIMYRAIDTFNPATGTFLLENTDAARVAFLRKYEYANTNWFKTLFRPSLTQNHTVSLSGGGENATVYGSVGFFVDPGWTIADRIHRVTGNLKTTYTLSPSVKIGVLTQGSIRTQKAPGTYSRAANAVTGSYERDFDINPFSYALNTTRALRPYGDDGKYEFYRYNYAPMNILHELANNYMDLNVLEYKIQGDLEVKLAKGLKYNFLGSVRHVKSSNEHSMREDSNVAGAYRANQTTVVTKANPFLFTDPADPDALPQVALPNGGIYKRTENNLQSYYFRNALEYKRLFKDVHDLKVFLGQEYRHTDRDNSFFNGYGYQFARGGTAFTDYRIIQKAIQENTPYFGKSYTKERGIAFFLQGTYTYDNRYVFAGTLNYEGSNQLGRSRSARWLPTWNASARWNASNEKFLEDNNTISNLAFRLSYGLIAGLGAASNALAIFKNEVANRYNLSDRESMITIQSLQNSELTWEKVYETNVGIELGLFKNRINLSLDLYQKNSKDLIDYVRTSGIGGEIIKLANNATMVTKGIELALDTKNVKTDDFSWNTGINFAYFNQEITSLLYKPNVFNLVREVGGNVVGGARNTLYSYDFRGLNDKGLPVFNLRNGSTDYADIDFQNRQDILSYLKKEGAVEPNLTAGLSNTFKYKNWEFSFLITASAGNKIRKADQYTVDYNDLSVFPKEMKNRWVRTGDEKITNIPSIPSKFTLNEVGEDTLRRVYNAYNHSTARVVDGSFIRMKSMSLSYTFAKDVLDALHVNNLTLRLQATNPFLIYAHKDLNGQDPEFFRTGGVAYPVSAQYTFTINLGI
- a CDS encoding DUF4302 domain-containing protein; its protein translation is MKKIIFTLIVLATLVACQKNEPDSLFDKNPSERFEESQAELRKELTTAQQGWKLTYFTNDKKFGGFTFLMKFTPEGLVEMNSDMGLTSSSTTSKYEIQEGQGTMLVFTTKNYIHELSDAYTPTDLRGKGYEGEFQFIYHGKEGNKLKFRTQRKATEQYVYFEPATAEDWNNIHNTATNVALPMITLRPFNFYFRVTTNAGNEDYDIFLYHRFLTLTSFSNPSKVLEVSLSPSANKLVFAKPLVVEGKTFREMTLDSSGSLPRYFATVDGVSIEILAGNITEEHINNDYQNIGTKVTQFIFLTSPLGIQTANTYTSNAFIRNFLMINTNNYFARIDFSFSKTGKCDIVLFYAFPNMGNYSKRVYTYDYTLTDKRLYLTNPQFKEQTDENLWNDSANVAILNASNRVFNNITTVATNGFYIKKLPLKLKYSNVIYLLQSSTYSNISFPVYVN
- a CDS encoding RagB/SusD family nutrient uptake outer membrane protein, encoding MKNILYTTTRIVAIGLLFASCDKFLDEVPDTRTEIDTPEKVQELLVSAYPDALYMDIAETMSDNAGDKISLTETSILNTELYQWKDSKETRQDAPTFYWGAAWGAIASANHALEAVEKLGGGSSLNYLKGEALVARAYAHFMLGLLWCKPYNPATASSDLGLPYVTAAEKVVFAKYTRLSVEEYYKAIEKDLEEGLPLIDNTSYSKPKFHFTKEAAHIFATRFYLVKGEWAKVIAHANEALGSNPAAKVRDINKINTLTTLQRQAQYSSTSEPSNALITGASSVYQRNLSRNKYGMTATLSVYLSQRSLHPLDMPWAYDFQGGNENIQNIPKYQEYFKVNNVSAGTGYPYGMATLLLYDEALLNRMEAYVMTGQTAKFIEDLKVYLPFKTGETLDVNNITETALNTKYNGKGTELSPAYTLNTPQRQMLQCLLDLRRIEFVFEGLRWFDIKRFGLKVIHQKGNQTLELNKGDLRRELQIPEDALAAGITPNPR
- a CDS encoding zinc-binding metallopeptidase yields the protein MKKIYFIAMFTLLLVACNRKETLSDKSVLKTKVTAQTELDTYIYNNFQKPYNIIVTYNWKDSDFEFNKFLYPPTESKIKPMLEVVKKVWIDSYSEIAGANFIKEVAPRQISLVGGYNVNENGTITLGFADSGMKITLFNVDQLDLTNHAGTRLYFHTIQHEYCHIINQKKPYSTEFGKITPNYTSVWANYGNDEANELGFITNYARANDVEDFAEMTSTMLGMSKTAWDAKVEAITDTKAKEAIRKKEEFVVAYFKSEWNIDFYALQAKVEEQMLSVLQ